In Stomoxys calcitrans chromosome 2, idStoCalc2.1, whole genome shotgun sequence, the following proteins share a genomic window:
- the LOC131995380 gene encoding uncharacterized protein LOC131995380, with the protein MEDLSINDIISEQIQLGIYTTKSVDKRRSFVWNIFKTIVTEDGSVLERFVYCTVCKKILRYNPKTCATSNLKDHPCARQYINSIYDTIDRETNQTSSSISGEIGLKEDEGHKTTITTNNPQNVVQDELVFIKEEIKIEPEVDREFLTDDEVEAESDDRLSIETKISNGTYKLSNKRKYESELWTLMAQILRNDNTILPNYVCCRKCRNVFQLSHSYINLYNHECARYIMESQEDGDHDVTVNAAFISYKISKGIYTVCPERRGEGALWDIMASILREDGTSINSHIVCRKCHSVLKLYDKKLSNTYRHKCYVEHRLANHAPDMDLVEDSNEFITTETTEKCNLTTALISESIATDNYTINGGIKTGNKKLPVLGSILQQDNTILEECVHCRKCSKTLPFKKDQLAKLSQHKCCQRRTYSRLKQSNLR; encoded by the coding sequence ATGGAAGACCTCAGCATTAACGATATAATAAGCGAACAAATACAACTAGGAATTTATACAACAAAAAGTGTTGATAAAAGGCGAAGTTTCGTCTGGAATATCTTTAAAACTATTGTGACGGAAGACGGCAGTGTTTTGGAAAGATTCGTCTATTGCACCgtgtgtaaaaaaatattacgATATAATCCGAAAACATGTGCAACGTCAAATCTTAAAGACCATCCGTGTGCGCGTCAATATATAAACTCGATTTATGACACAATCGATAGGGAAACTAACCAGACAAGCTCTTCAATTTCTGGGGAAATTGGGCTCAAAGAGGATGAGGGCCACAAAACAACGATTACAACAAACAACCCGCAAAACGTCGTTCAAGATGAATTGGTTTTTATTAAAGAGGAGATAAAAATCGAGCCCGAAGTTGATAGGGAGTTTCTAACAGACGATGAAGTAGAAGCAGAATCCGACGATAGACTATctattgaaacaaaaatttccaatggTACATACAAATTATCTAACAAGAGAAAATACGAAAGTGAACTATGGACTTTAATGGCTCAAATTCTTAGGAATGACAACACCATTTTGCCAAACTATGTATGCTGTAGAAAATGTAGAAATGTATTTCAACTCAGCcattcctatataaacctatataaTCATGAATGTGCAAGATACATTATGGAATCGCAGGAAGATGGAGACCACGATGTAACTGTAAATGCTGCATTTATTTCTTATAAAATTTCTAAGGGGATTTACACTGTTTGCCCCGAGCGTAGAGGTGAAGGTGCTCTGTGGGATATTATGGCCAGTATTCTAAGGGAGGACGGAACATCCATAAATTCGCACATTGTTTGCAGAAAATGTCACTCTGTTCTAAAATTATATGATAAGAAACTAAGCAACACTTATCGCCATAAGTGTTATGTTGAGCATAGACTGGCAAACCACGCACCCGATATGGATTTAGTAGAGGATAGCAATGAGTTCATAACAACAGAAACAACTGAAAAATGTAATCTTACAACAGCTCTAATTTCTGAAAGTATAGCTACAGACAATTATACAATTAATGGGGGCATTAAAACCGGAAATAAGAAATTGCCAGTTTTGGGATCCATCCTACAACAGGACAATACTATTTTGGAGGAATGTGTGCACTGCCGAAAGTGCTCGAAAACCTTGCCATTTAAGAAAGACCAATTGGCAAAGCTATCgcaacacaaatgttgccaacgcCGCACGTATTCCCGTTTAAAACAATCTAACTTGCGGTAA